The DNA sequence TCTTCCAAGAGGTCATGATCATTTTTTATGAGAATGTCTTGTCTGGGAAAATCGTCTCCCTGAGGAGCCACATTCGGACTTATCTTTTTGGAATCGGCAAAAACTTGATTTCGCAGATGTATCGGTCTAATAAACGGAGTCAGGTACTGGAGGAAGAGGAATGGGAGGCCATCCCTGACATGGATCAGTGGATGTCCGATCAGGATTTGGAATCTCAGGATCGGGTAAAAGTACTCTCTGAAGCCATTCAGAACTTAGGAGCTACTTGCAAGGAGCTCCTGACGCTGTACTATTATCATCGATTTTCGATGGAATCCATCATGAATCGACTCGATTACCGAAACACGGATGTGGCCAAAAGCCAAAAAGCGCGCTGCATGAAGAAGCTCAGGGAACAAGTCCAGCAGGTCTATCAACAGGATGGGATATGAAGATACAACCAGAATACGCGCAACATTTGATCGACCAGTATCTGCGGGGATTTCTCACGGAAGCCGAGCAAGTGGAGTTTGATAAGGCCTCCCATGATCCGGAGTTTCAACAGCAACTGGCATTTACTCAGGACTTGCAACGAGCCTTGACGCTCACTGCACGAGCAGAGCTGCGGAAGGAGTTTGCGCAACTGGATGCCCATTCAGACACAGGCAAAGTCCGAAAACTCAATCCCGTCGTTTGGTGGTCTGCGGGGATTGCCGCGGCTATTGTGCTGCTTTTTGCTTGGTGGAACCTCCGTCCGACCGAGCCTACCTTCCAGCAATTGGCACTGGCGGAAGTGGCTGCATACCCGAATCTCGTATATCCGGTCACCCGTGGAGAGGCGACCTCAGACATTTCTCCTATGAAGCAGGCGTATATTGCCTACGAGGGAAAGCGGTATGACCGAGCTGCTCTGTTGTGGGAGTCACTGTCCATTACAAGTGACTCTGCTGATCACGCCTTTTTTCTCGCCAATGCCTATCTCAATCAGCAAAAGTGGGAACAAGCCATTGAGGTCTATACCCAATTGCTCGCGGGAGGACCTTTTGATTTTGAGAAACAGTCAGAATGGTATCTAGCCATTGCCTATGGTGCTTCGGGAAATTTGACGGAATCGCAGGTGCTTTTGGACAAAATCCGCAAAGAACCCGGCCATCCTTATTCACCCAAAGCCCAAGAATTGTGGGAATCGGTCCAGCCTTCCGGAAATTAATCCCCAAATCGTCCTTTTAGTACGGTATTTCATGTTTTCTAACCTACCTATCAGGCATTTTCCAATTTTAGGAATATGCATGTTTTCCTAGTGTTTTTTGGTTTGGTTAATCTCGCTTAACCTATC is a window from the Pontibacter sp. G13 genome containing:
- a CDS encoding tetratricopeptide repeat protein, with amino-acid sequence MKIQPEYAQHLIDQYLRGFLTEAEQVEFDKASHDPEFQQQLAFTQDLQRALTLTARAELRKEFAQLDAHSDTGKVRKLNPVVWWSAGIAAAIVLLFAWWNLRPTEPTFQQLALAEVAAYPNLVYPVTRGEATSDISPMKQAYIAYEGKRYDRAALLWESLSITSDSADHAFFLANAYLNQQKWEQAIEVYTQLLAGGPFDFEKQSEWYLAIAYGASGNLTESQVLLDKIRKEPGHPYSPKAQELWESVQPSGN
- a CDS encoding sigma-70 family RNA polymerase sigma factor codes for the protein MRNDYSTLIGELKRGDRKPLHQLYLQYRQSFIEWATVRYQCSEADAQDIFQEVMIIFYENVLSGKIVSLRSHIRTYLFGIGKNLISQMYRSNKRSQVLEEEEWEAIPDMDQWMSDQDLESQDRVKVLSEAIQNLGATCKELLTLYYYHRFSMESIMNRLDYRNTDVAKSQKARCMKKLREQVQQVYQQDGI